The bacterium DNA window ACATCATCGTCAGCCCCCGCCCGAACACCGCGCTGCTGGTGAGCGCCCGCCCGCAGGTCCGCAACGTGACCCCCGGGCAGCGGGTGCGGGTGGACATCGGGCTCTGGCCGCACGGCGGCACCCATCAGATCGATCGGACCACGGAGTTCACGGTCCCCACCGACTTTCCATCCGGACCGGCCTTCCTGCTCGTCGGCACCGCCGGCTCGCTGAACGATCCAACCCCGACCCAGCAGAAGTTTCAGCTCTTGAATTCCCTGCTGGGAACCCCGTCGGGGAACGCCGCGTCCCTCGACGAAGCCGTGTCGCAGTTCGAAGACTTCGGCAAGAACACCGAGGTGCTGGTGGACCTGGTGCCGGCCCCCGTGCTCGAGGCCCTGGGGGGCAATGCCAATCCTTCATTTGAGTCGACCGCCACGGCCTCGCTGCCGACCGATTGGGTCGTGCTGGGGAGATTTCAAATCCCGATGGTGGTAAAGTAGCCCCAGGGGTGATACTCCGGCGCGCCGGGCATGGTCCGGACGGGGCATCCGGCGCGGCGATGTTAGACAGGCGGAGGGCGTAATGGGCAACGCCAGTCGTGTGGCACGGTGGGTGGGGGCGGGGGTGGCGGCGGCGTTGCTCCTGACTCCCCCGCTCGGAGCCGCTGCCCGCTTCATCCCGGTATCGCAGCTCCATGCCGGGATGACCGGGGTGGGGAAGACCGTCGTCATCGGGACGACGATCTCGGAGTTTCCTGTGAAGATCCTGGGGGTCCTCCGCAACGCCGGCCCGGCGGGAGATCTGGTCTTGTTTCGCGCCTCCGGTCCGGTGATCGAGGCGGCGGGCGGGCTGGCCTCCGGCATGAGCGGCAGCCCGATCTACATCGGCGGGCGGCTGGCGGGTGCGTTCAGCTTCGCGTTTCAGTTTGCCGATCCGAGGATCGGATTGTTCACCCCGATCGAGGATATGCTGCGGGCGATCCCCGGAAGGGCGAAGATCTCCAGGTCCGGCGAGTACGCGGTGCCCCCGTTTGCGCTCGGCGGGCGTACGATCCGCCGCATCGCGTTCGAATCATTCCCCCGGCCTCACATGACCGCCGCGGATACCGCGATCGCCGTCCCCGCGGCGACGCCGTTGTTTGTGTCGGGCCTCCGTCCGGACGACGCCGCGGAGATGGGTCAGGCGCTTCGGCCGATGGGCCTGCTGCCGATTACGGGGGCCGGGATGACGGATCTGCCCGCGACGATCCCGCTCGAGCCGGGGAGCGCCATCGGGGTGGCGGTGATGCGGGGAGATCTGGCCGCCTACGCCATCGGCACGTTGACCTACCGAGACGGGAACCGCTTTGTCGCCTTCGGGCACCCGTTCACGGAACTCGGACACACCGATTTCCTGCTGACCAACGCCACGATCCTGCAAACGGTGCGCGCGCAGGATCACAATCTCAAGGTGGGCGTCGCGGGCGTGCCGGTCGGCACGATCTCCGAGGATCGCCCCGCCGCCGTCGGGGGGACCCTCGGGGTGTTGCCCCGGATGTTTGGGGTGCGGGTCGCGGTCCACGACACCGACAGCGGGACCACCCAGCACTTCGGATTTCAGGTGGTCGCGAACAAAGATCTGGCGCCGATCCTGGTCGACCTCGGGACGCGCAGCGCGGTGGAGCGCGCGCTCAATCGATCCGGCGGGGGAACCGCGCAGGTGCGCATCATCCTGCGCGGACGGATGTTGCCGCGACCGGTGGAGCGGGCAAACAACTTCTACAGTGGGAGCGACGTCGCCATCCGGGCACTGAGCGAGGTGCCCCAAGCCCTGCATCTGCTCTTCGAAAACGATTTCGCTGACCTCGGGCCGAGCGACATGGACATCGACGTCACGGTCACCGACGCGCGGCAGACCGGGACGCTCA harbors:
- a CDS encoding SpoIVB peptidase S55 domain-containing protein, with translation MGNASRVARWVGAGVAAALLLTPPLGAAARFIPVSQLHAGMTGVGKTVVIGTTISEFPVKILGVLRNAGPAGDLVLFRASGPVIEAAGGLASGMSGSPIYIGGRLAGAFSFAFQFADPRIGLFTPIEDMLRAIPGRAKISRSGEYAVPPFALGGRTIRRIAFESFPRPHMTAADTAIAVPAATPLFVSGLRPDDAAEMGQALRPMGLLPITGAGMTDLPATIPLEPGSAIGVAVMRGDLAAYAIGTLTYRDGNRFVAFGHPFTELGHTDFLLTNATILQTVRAQDHNLKVGVAGVPVGTISEDRPAAVGGTLGVLPRMFGVRVAVHDTDSGTTQHFGFQVVANKDLAPILVDLGTRSAVERALNRSGGGTAQVRIILRGRMLPRPVERANNFYSGSDVAIRALSEVPQALHLLFENDFADLGPSDMDIDVTVTDARQTGTLTGAEMPKGPIAPGSTLHVLVTVRPFREAPVVRDIELLVPEDFPEGSAMLTVRGGGPALPAPAAAAGPVGAGLDLGTMKNLTDEIAGFESGERNTDVVVDLVSGALRTPAPGVGTKPPQAETRWTTSWVLNGRFQTSIVIGGGSR